In Vigna unguiculata cultivar IT97K-499-35 chromosome 3, ASM411807v1, whole genome shotgun sequence, a single genomic region encodes these proteins:
- the LOC114177430 gene encoding GATA transcription factor 21-like codes for MIPAYRHSSVIPLDLNEDQNHELFTPTHQTYPSFSSLSSSYPVLFNPPDQEAGSHYWEPTKHLSGHEEAEKINPTVGSWDHSVAESELKVTVWKKKERSEDHEAAAEDGSVKLMSSKMRMMQKMMVPDQTGAYIEDSTVHKFEDQKQPLSPLGTDNSSSNNCSNHSNNNTVRVCADCHTTKTPLWRSGPRGPKSLCNACGIRQRKARRAMAAAASGNGTVILETEKSVKGNKLQKKEKKARSEGAAQMKKKRKHGVGAKASQSRNKFGFEDLTLRLRKSLAMHQVFPQDEKEAAILLMALSYGLVHG; via the exons ATGATTCCAGCCTATCGCCACTCTTCTGTGATTCCTCTAGATCTTAATGAAGATCAAAACCATGAGCTCTTCACTCCCACTCATCAAACTtacccttctttttcttctctatcTTCCTCATATCCCGTCCTCTTCAACCCTCCAGATCAAGAAGCTGGATCACACTACTGGGAACCAACAAAGCACTTATCAGGTCATGAAGAG GCTGAGAAGATTAACCCTACCGTGGGATCATGGGATCACTCGGTGGCAGAAAGTGAGCTCAAGGTGACAGTTtggaagaagaaagagaggagTGAAGATCACGAAGCAGCTGCTGAGGATGGTTCGGTGAAGTTGATGTCTTCAAAGATGAGAATGATGCAGAAGATGATGGTGCCGGATCAAACTGGTGCATATATAGAAGACAGCACTGTGCATAAGTTTGAAGATCAGAAGCAACCATTGTCACCGCTTGGAACTGATAACAGCAGCAGCAACAACTGTTCAAACCACAGTAACAACAACACTGTTAGGGTTTGTGCTGATTGCCACACCACTAAGACCCCTCTTTGGAGGAGTGGACCAAGAGGCCCCAAG TCACTATGCAACGCCTGTGGAATTCGACAGAGGAAGGCGAGACGAGCCATGGCAGCTGCAGCATCGGGAAATGGAACAGTGATTTTGGAAACTGAGAAATCTGTGAAGGGAAACAAGTTacagaagaaagagaagaaggcaAGAAGTGAGGGTGCAGCACAGATGAAAAAGAAGCGCAAGCATGGAGTTGGAGCAAAGGCATCTCAAAGCAGAAACAAGTTTGGTTTTGAGGATTTGACATTACGCCTAAGAAAGAGCTTGGCTATGCATCAAGTTTTCCCCCAGGACGAGAAGGAGGCTGCCATTCTTCTCATGGCTTTATCATATGGCCTTGTCCACGGATGA